The Onychomys torridus chromosome 4, mOncTor1.1, whole genome shotgun sequence genome includes a window with the following:
- the Hypk gene encoding huntingtin-interacting protein K isoform X2 produces the protein MRRRGEIEMATEGDVELELETETSGPERPPEKPRKHDSGAADLERVTDYAEEKEIQSSNLETGEGTGEGHDQEGRSGVDSE, from the exons ATGCGGCGGCGCGGTGAGATCGAAATGGCGACCGAGGGagatgtggagctggagttagagaccgAGACCAGCGGCCCCGAGCGGCCTCCCGAGAAGCCACGGAAGCATGACAGTGGTGCTGCTGACCTGGAGCGGGTCACTGACTATGCGGAGGAGAAGGAGATCCAGAGTTCGAATCTGGAGACG GGAGAAGGAACTGGCGAAGGTCACGATCAAGAAGGAAGATCTGGAGTTGATAGTGAGTAG
- the Serf2 gene encoding small EDRK-rich factor 2 isoform X2 codes for MTRGNQRELARQKNMKKQSDSVKGKRRDDGLSAAARKQRDSEIMQQKQKKANEKKEEPK; via the exons ATGACCC GCGGTAACCAGCGAGAGCTCGCCCGCCAGAAGAACATGAAGAAGCAGAGCGACTCGGTTAAGGGAAAGCGCCGAGATGATGGGCTTTCTGCTGCCGCCCGCAAGCAGAG GGACTCGGAGATCATGCAGCAGAAGCAGAAAAAGGCAAACGAGAAGAAGGAGGAACCCAAGTAG
- the Serinc4 gene encoding LOW QUALITY PROTEIN: serine incorporator 4 (The sequence of the model RefSeq protein was modified relative to this genomic sequence to represent the inferred CDS: deleted 2 bases in 1 codon) has translation MIGTKAITDPSTTLGLAQQHTGVGDVTVKTPFYQVSRCGPVFWTRCCHSRWPSLTGSSCSRLLYVLLHLGASAICCLLLSRTVVERLWGKAHGIQMPSVLCAHLFGNLDCPVLSGSGAVYRVCAGTATFHLVQAVLLLRLHSPTSPRAQLHNSFWSFKLLLLLGLCTVALCIPDEHLFPAWHYIGICGGFTFILLQLVLITAFAHLWNKNWQTGAAQDCRWFLAVLLATLGLYIMAGAGAALLFHYYTHPGGCLLNKLLLSLHLCFCGLLSALSIAPCIHLKHPSSGLLQASIISCYIMYLTFSALSSRPPDTITFQGQNHTLCLPGQNKLEPQIPDTSVVVLSAGIMYACVLFACNEASYLAELFGPLWIVKVYNYEFQKPSLCVCCPPTVEPEDGQSSRARPADQASPAAAQEQGQHLPYSYSAFHFAFFLASLYVMVTLTNWFSYEGAELEKTFTKGSWATFWVKVASCWACVLLYLGLLLAPLLAPHAESPPPWCLQATLPSSQY, from the exons ATGATAGGCACAAAAGCCATCACAGACCCGAGCACCACCCTGGGCCTTGCACAGCAGCACACTGGAGTCGGCGATGTCACAGTGAAAACCCCCTTTTATCAG GTGTCCCGCTGTGGGCCTGTTTTTTGGACCAGATGCTGCCACTCTAGGTGGCCCTCCCTCACCGGGTCTTCTTGTAGCCGCCTGCTCTACGTCCTTCTCCATTTGGGGGCCTCAGCAATTTGCTGCCTCCTGCTGTCTAGGACAGTGGTAGAAAGGCTCTGGGGCAAAGCACATGGG ATCCAGATGCCCTCAGTGCTGTGTGCCCACCTATTTGGCAACTTGGACTGTCCAGTGCTCAGTGGCTCTGGGGCTGTGTATCGAGTATGTGCAGGAACGGCCACTTTCCACCTGGTGCAGGCTGTGCTGCTCCTCCGCCTCCACTCCCCCACCAGCCCTCGTGCACAGCTGCACAACAG CTTCTGGAGCTTCAAGCTGCTGCTCCTGTTAGGTCTCTGTACTGTTGCCCTCTGCATCCCTGATGAGCATCTCTTCCCAG CCTGGCATTATATTGGCATCTGTGGAGGCTTCACATTCATCCTATTACAGCTGGTGCTTATCACAGCCTTTGCCCACTTGTGGAACAAGAACTG GCAAACTGGAGCAGCACAAGACTGTCGCTGGTTCCTAGCTGTGCTGCTGGCTACCCTAGGACTCTACATTATGGCAGGTGCAGGAGCTGCGCTACTGTTCCACTACTACACACACCCTGGTGGCTGCCTGCTCAACAAGCTGTTACTCAGCCTGCACCTTTGCTTCTGTGGCCTCCTCTCGGCCCTTTCCATCGCACCTTGCATCCACCTCA AGCACCCAAGCTCGGGCCTTCTGCAAGCCTCCATCATCAGCTGCTATATCATGTACCTGACCTTCTCTGCACTGTCCAGCCGTCCCCCAGACACAA TAACCTTTCAAGGACAGAACCACACCTTGTGCCTGCCTGGCCAGAATAAACTGGAACCACAGATACCAGACACTTCAGTAGTAGTGTTGAGTGCTGGCATCATGTACGCTTGTGTGCTTTTTGCTTG CAATGAGGCTTCCTACTTGGCTGAGTTATTTGGACCCTTGTGGATCGTCAAAGTTTACAATTACGAGTTCCAG aagcccTCACTCTGTGTCTGCTGCCCCCCAACAGTGGAACCAGAGGATG GACAGAGCAGCAGAGCCAGGCCAGCTGACCAAGCGAGCCCTGCAGCCGCTCAGGAGCAGGGCCAGCACCTGCCCTACAGCtattcagccttccactttgcCTTCTTCCTCGCTTCACTCTACGTCATGGTTACCCTTACCAACTGGTTCAG CTATGAGGGAGCAGAACTGGAGAAGACCTTCACTAAAGGTAGCTGGGCTACCTTCTGGGTCAAAGTTGCCTCCTGCTGGGCCTGTGTACTCCTCTATCTGGGGCTGCTCCTGGCACCG CTGCTGGCTCCCCACGCAGAATCACCACCACCCTGGTGTCTCCAGGCAACACTGCCATCCAGTCAGTACTGA
- the Serf2 gene encoding small EDRK-rich factor 2 isoform X1 — MTRGNQRELARQKNMKKQSDSVKGKRRDDGLSAAARKQSAPSSLPPGTRRSCSRSRKRQTRRRRNPSSFVASCPTLLPCACVPGASPTMLEFLPVVPTGPSTDGIPLSLQRVPFVLPSPQVASLPLGPSWG; from the exons ATGACCC GCGGTAACCAGCGAGAGCTCGCCCGCCAGAAGAACATGAAGAAGCAGAGCGACTCGGTTAAGGGAAAGCGCCGAGATGATGGGCTTTCTGCTGCCGCCCGCAAGCAGAG TGCCCCATCATCTCTACCCCCAGGGACTCGGAGATCATGCAGCAGAAGCAGAAAAAGGCAAACGAGAAGAAGGAGGAACCCAAGTAGCTTTGTGGCTTCGTGTCCAACCCTCTTGCCCTGCGCCTGTGTGCCTGGAGCCAGCCCTACCATGCTCGAGTTTCTTCCTGTAGTGCCCACGGGTCCCAGCACCGATGGCATTCCCTTGAGTCTGCAGCGGGTTCCTTTTGTGCTTCCTTCCCCTCAGGTAGCCTCTCTCCCCCTGGGCCCctcctgggggtga
- the Hypk gene encoding huntingtin-interacting protein K isoform X1: MRRRGEIEMATEGDVELELETETSGPERPPEKPRKHDSGAADLERVTDYAEEKEIQSSNLETAMSVIGDRRSREQKAKQEREKELAKVTIKKEDLELIMTEMEISRAAAERSLREHMGNVVEALIALTN; the protein is encoded by the exons ATGCGGCGGCGCGGTGAGATCGAAATGGCGACCGAGGGagatgtggagctggagttagagaccgAGACCAGCGGCCCCGAGCGGCCTCCCGAGAAGCCACGGAAGCATGACAGTGGTGCTGCTGACCTGGAGCGGGTCACTGACTATGCGGAGGAGAAGGAGATCCAGAGTTCGAATCTGGAGACG GCTATGTCCGTCATTGGTGACAGACGGTCCAGGGAGCAAAAGGCAAAACAGGAGCG GGAGAAGGAACTGGCGAAGGTCACGATCAAGAAGGAAGATCTGGAGTTGATA ATGACAGAGATGGAGATCTCTCGAGCAGCAGCAGAAAGGAGCTTACGTGAACACATGGGCAACGTTGTGGAGGCTCTTATTGCCCTAACCAACTGA